Proteins encoded in a region of the Falco rusticolus isolate bFalRus1 chromosome 12, bFalRus1.pri, whole genome shotgun sequence genome:
- the YPEL5 gene encoding LOW QUALITY PROTEIN: protein yippee-like 5 (The sequence of the model RefSeq protein was modified relative to this genomic sequence to represent the inferred CDS: deleted 1 base in 1 codon), whose product MGRIFLDHIGGTRLFSCANCDTILTNRSELISTRFTGATGRAFLFNKVVNLQYSEVQDRVMLTGRHMVRDVSCKNCNSKLGWIYEFATEDSQRYKEGRVILERALVRESEGFEEHVPSDNS is encoded by the exons atgggaagaatttTTCTGGATCATATTGGTGGCACTCGCCTGTTTTCCTGTGCAAACTGCGACACCATTCTGACCAACCGCTCTGAGCTCATCTCCACTCGTTTTACAGGGGCCACAGGGagagcatttctttttaacaag GTGGTAAATCTGCAGTACAGCGAAGTGCAGGATCGGGTCATGCTCACTGGCCGCCACATGGTGCGAGACGTGAGCTGCAAGAACTGCAACAGCAAACTCGGTTGGATCTATGAATTTGCCACCGAAGACAGCCAGCGCTACAAGGAAGGCCGTGTTATCCTGGAAAGAGCGTTGGTCCGAGAGAGCGAAGGATTCGAGGAGCATGTT CCCTCCGACAATTCCTGA